In the genome of Abyssalbus ytuae, the window TCATTATCTCAAACATAGTAAGAAATCTCACTTTTTAACTTAATTTCATTGATTTCTTACAAAATCGGATAAATTTTGTAATTCACAACTTAATAATGGCACAAAAACCTTCAATACCTAAAGGAACACGAGACTTTACACCAACAGAAGTAGCTAAACGAAACTATATTATTTCTGTAATAAAAAAACATTTTGAAACTTTTGGTTTTCAACCCATAGAAACCCCAAGCTTTGAAAATTCCGAAACCTTGATGGGTAAGTATGGAGACGAAGGAGACAGGCTTATTTTTAAGATATTAAATTCGGGAGATTTTCTGTCTAAAGTGACGGAAGATGTTTTACGGGAAAAGGATTCTAATAAGTTAGCTTTAAAAATATCAGAAAAAGCCCTTCGCTATGATTTAACAGTACCTTTTGCACGCTATGTGGTAATGCACCAGAACGAAATTGACTTTCCGTTTAAACGCTACCAGGTACAACCTGTATGGAGGGCCGACAGGCCTCAGAAAGGAAGGTTCAGGGAGTTCTATCAATGTGATGCCGATGTGGTCGGATCAGCTTCACTGTGGCAGGAAGTAGAGTTTATTCAGTTGTATGATACGGTTTTTTCCGATTTAAAAATAAACGGAGTCACTATCAAATTAAATAACCGTAAGATTTTATCAGGAATAGCAGAAGTTATTGGTGCTAAAGATAAATTGACAGATTTTACGGTTGCTCTAGATAAACTCGATAAAATCGGGGAAGAAGGAGTTAAAAAAGAAATGCTAAGCAAAGGTATTTCTGAAGAAGCTCTGGAAAAAGTTCAGCCTTTGTTTAAGTTTTCTGGTGATAATTTTGAAAAATTAAGCAAATTAAAACAACTCCTGGAAAAATCAGAAGAGGGGAAAAAGGGTATTGAAGAACTTGAATTTATAATAAGTAACTTAAATAATCTGGGTCTGAAAACTGCCAGGGTTGATGTAGATGTAACCCTTGCGCGTGGATTGAATTATTATACCGGGGCAATTATAGAAGTTGCTGCACCTGCTGAAGTAAAACTCGGCTCAATAGGAGGAGGAGGCCGGTATGACGACCTTACCGGAATTTTTGGACTAAAAGATGTAAGTGGAGTGGGTATTTCATTTGGATTAGACAGAATTTATCTGGTGCTCGAAGAATTGAATCTTTTCCCTGAAACTGTCACAAAAAATCTGGATATATTGTTTATAAACTTTGGCGAAAAAGAAGCTTTTCAATCGTTAAAAACCATTAATTCACTTCGTGAAAAAGGTTTAAAGGTTGAATTATATCCTGATGCGGCAAAAATGCAAAAGCAAATGAAGTACGCAAACAAGCGCAGTATTCCTTTTATTGTAATGATAGGAGAAAAGGAATTGGAAAACAATACTTTTGTGTTAAAGAATATGGTGTCCGGTGAGCAGACTACTTATAATTTTAAGGAAATTGAAGAAGTTTTTAATCAGGTAAACAACCAAGATTAGCCATAACGTTATTGTAAAAATCATAACAATTTTTAAGATTATAAATATCTTTTACTCAACTAAAACTAACCAATACTTAAAATGAAATTTCCAAAAGATTTTGTGTGGGGTTCTGCCACATCATCTTATCAAATAGAAGGGGCGTGGAATGTTGACGGGCGGGGCCCTTCAATATGGGATGCTTTTTGCCAGATTCCCGGAAAAGTATTTAATAATGAGACCGGCAATGTGGCTTGCGACCATTATCATAAAATAAAGGAAGATGTTGTACTTATGAAAGCTATGGGGTTAAAAGCCTACAGGTTTTCTATTTCATGGTCAAGAATTTTACCACAGGGCAGAGGAGAGGTGAATGAGAAAGGGATTAAATTCTATTCAGATCTTATTGATGAATTACTTGCAAACAATATAGAACCGTGGGTTACTTTATATCACTGGGATTTACCTCTGGCTCTTCAGCTTGAAATGGATGGATGGCTGAATAAAGATATATCTGATGTTTTTGCCGAATATGCACAAATATGTTTTGAGCACTTTGGCGATAGGGTAAAGCACTGGATTACTTTTAATGAAGCCTGGGTTGTGTCTATATTAGGTTATGGTCAGGGAGTTTTTGCCCCGGGCCGAATTTCTAATGCTGAACCTTACTTAGCCGGTCATCATATTTTAATAGCTCATGCAAAAGCAGTAAAATTATACAGGGAAAAATATCAGTTTTTACAAAAAGGAAAAATAGGTATTACCAACAATTGCGACTGGAGAGAACCATTAACAAATAGCAAAGAGGACAAAGAAGCAGCTGAAAGAGCCCTAGAGTTTTTTTTGGCATGGTTTACTGATCCGATCTATTTTGGACATTATCCTAAAAGTATGGTTGAAAGGCTGGGTGAAAGATTACCGGAATTTACAAGGGAAGAGAAAGAAATGCTGATGGGTTCCACTGATTTTTTCGGGTTGAACCATTATACTACCATGTTGGCTTCTGAGGCTAAGGAAGTTGAACAGGGATCGGTGTATGGTAACGGGGGATTGTCTGAAGATCAGGATGTAAACCTTTCTATGGATCCTGACTGGGAGCTTACTGAAATGAAATGGGCTGTTGTTCCCTGGGGATGTAGAAAACTGTTGGAATGGATATCGGAAAGATATAATTATCCGGAAATAATAATTACTGAAAACGGTTGCGCATATGATGACAGATTGATAAATGGAGAAGTGAATGATATTAAAAGAGTAGAATTTTTTGAAGGCTATTTAAAAGAGTGCTCCAGGGCCATTGAAAAAGGGGTTAATTTAAAAGGTTATTTCATGTGGTCTTTTATGGATAATTTTGAGTGGGCTTCAGGATACAGCAAACGTTTTGGTGTGCATTATGTAGATTTCAATACACTAGAACGTACACCAAAAACATCTGCTATTTGGTTTGGAAACTTTATTCGTACTAATTCTTAAAGCTTTTTAATTGAGATAAAATAAAGGAAGATCATTATCTAATTCTTTAAAATAATTTTCATCATTTTCTCTTAATAAGGATTTTGAGTGCAGGATTTCAAATAAAAAATTCTCAATTAAGTTAATCCTGGATTTTAAAGTTTCACATCGGTAAATCTGGTATTCAATGCGTCTATATTCAATTCCAAAAATATCAGTTAATGCAGTATAAGAATTCTTTAAATTTTCTTTTGTAATTAATGAAATATTTAGGGGTGATTGAGATCTTAAAATTACAAATATTAGTTTTACCTTTTCTTCAAAGTAATATGATACTTCTTGATCGTATAATCCGTACACCCCACTTTTAGGTAGGTTGTGTTTTTTATCATCCTTATCAATTCTGTAACAATTATCTCCATAATTAAAAAAGAATCCTGCTGTTTCTGAAAAATTTACTGTGTATTCTTTTGCTCCAAAAATTTGTTGTGATGTACCTTCAATTACTAAATAATCTTCAACATAATTCTGTAACCAACTTGTCGGGGTAACTAATGCAATCATTTTAAAATTTTCCGAAAATTACTTAAAGCGTCAGGGCGAAGATTAATCAACTATTTGTTTCTTATTTTTTTGGTTAAAATGTATTATAAGACAGGTGAAATGCAAATTTTTGTTATAAAAAAAGCGATTCTATTTTAGCGAATCGCTTTTAACTTCCATAAAATTAAGGTTGAGTTCGAGGATGGTTATTTTTTATTAGTCAGCAAATACAAGTGTTTTAATATCGTGCTGTACTAATCTTGTTTTTTCATGTTCATCTTTGTAAATAAATCGAATTTTTTTCTTCTCGTAATCAACTATCAAGTTATATTTATTACCCGAGTCACTAATAGCTTCGAAATTATAAGAACGATTTTTCTCGTCATATTTCTGTAATCTTGTTTTAAAGATAGAAAGACCGGACGAGGTGAAATGAGTCAAAAAAGTATAATTTTCATTAAACTCAAATGTTGTGCTGTTTTCTTCTTTAT includes:
- a CDS encoding GH1 family beta-glucosidase → MKFPKDFVWGSATSSYQIEGAWNVDGRGPSIWDAFCQIPGKVFNNETGNVACDHYHKIKEDVVLMKAMGLKAYRFSISWSRILPQGRGEVNEKGIKFYSDLIDELLANNIEPWVTLYHWDLPLALQLEMDGWLNKDISDVFAEYAQICFEHFGDRVKHWITFNEAWVVSILGYGQGVFAPGRISNAEPYLAGHHILIAHAKAVKLYREKYQFLQKGKIGITNNCDWREPLTNSKEDKEAAERALEFFLAWFTDPIYFGHYPKSMVERLGERLPEFTREEKEMLMGSTDFFGLNHYTTMLASEAKEVEQGSVYGNGGLSEDQDVNLSMDPDWELTEMKWAVVPWGCRKLLEWISERYNYPEIIITENGCAYDDRLINGEVNDIKRVEFFEGYLKECSRAIEKGVNLKGYFMWSFMDNFEWASGYSKRFGVHYVDFNTLERTPKTSAIWFGNFIRTNS
- the hisS gene encoding histidine--tRNA ligase, with protein sequence MAQKPSIPKGTRDFTPTEVAKRNYIISVIKKHFETFGFQPIETPSFENSETLMGKYGDEGDRLIFKILNSGDFLSKVTEDVLREKDSNKLALKISEKALRYDLTVPFARYVVMHQNEIDFPFKRYQVQPVWRADRPQKGRFREFYQCDADVVGSASLWQEVEFIQLYDTVFSDLKINGVTIKLNNRKILSGIAEVIGAKDKLTDFTVALDKLDKIGEEGVKKEMLSKGISEEALEKVQPLFKFSGDNFEKLSKLKQLLEKSEEGKKGIEELEFIISNLNNLGLKTARVDVDVTLARGLNYYTGAIIEVAAPAEVKLGSIGGGGRYDDLTGIFGLKDVSGVGISFGLDRIYLVLEELNLFPETVTKNLDILFINFGEKEAFQSLKTINSLREKGLKVELYPDAAKMQKQMKYANKRSIPFIVMIGEKELENNTFVLKNMVSGEQTTYNFKEIEEVFNQVNNQD